The sequence CGCCCCGCCCGGTGGCGCGGCTCGACGTGGCCTTCAATGCGCTGGGCATAGTGCAGCAGCGATTGGCGGATCGCTTCCCAGGTCGGCAGTGGCGTCACGGTGGCCGAAGCCCCACCCACAGCCGCCCGCACTGCCTGGGCCAACCCGGGGTCGGACAACTGCCCACGCCCCAGCATCAGCGAGGTGCAGCCCGATTCGGCTTGGCAGCGCAGCGCGTCTTCGACCGTCCAAATCTCGCCGTTGGCAATCACCGGGATGGTGACGTGGGCCCGCACATCGGCAATGCGCTGCCAGTAAGCCGGCGGTCGATACCCTTGCGCCCGGGTGCGCGCATGCACCACCAGCTCGCTGGCACCGCCTTCGGCCAGGGCGCGGGCGCATTCTTCGGCACGCTGATCATCGTGCAACCCCAGGCGCATCTTGGCGGACACCGGCACCGACGCCGGCACCGTCCGCCGCACCGCTTGCATGATGCGCCACAGCCGCTCAGGCTCCTCCAGCAAGGCCGCGCCGCCGCCGTGGCGGTTGACGATCTTGGCCGGGCAGCCAAAGTTCAAATCGACGCCCGGTGCGCCCAAAGACGCCACCCGCGCCGCGTTGTCCGCCAAACACGCCGGATCGGAGCCCAGCAGTTGCGGGCGCACCGGCACCCCCGCTGGCGTGCAGCCACCCTGGCGCAACTCGGGCACCACGCGCACAAACACCCGTTCGGGCAACAACTGGTCGGTGATGCGGATGAACTCACTCACACACCGATCCACGCCCCCCAAGCGCGTCAGCGCATCGCGCAGGGCAAAGTCCAGCACCCCTTCCATCGGGGCCAACAACAACTGCATCGTTTCAGCCTTTGCGCAGGCGCTGGATCAGCGTCACACCGGCCAGCACGCACGCCCCGGCGATCACGCCCAGGCCGCCGTCCAGCGCCATGCCCAACACGCTGCCCCACGGGCCGAGGGCGTCCGTCCACGCGGCGAACAGGTGATGCAACGGCCCCAAGCCATGCACCAGGATGCCACCGCCCACCATGAACATCGCCGCTGTGCCGACGATGGACAGCGTCTTCATCAACCACGGTGCCGCCACCAGCAAGGCCCGACCGACAGGTTGCAGTGCGCCGCCACGCTGGCTCAGGTACAACCCCGCGTCGTCCATCTTGACGATGGCCGCCACCAAGCCGTACACCCCCACCGTCAGCAGCAAGGCCACCGCCGTCAGCACGCTGAACTGCGTCATCAGCGGGGCCGCCGCCACAGCGCCAAGCGAGATCGCCATGATTTCGGCGGAGAGGATGAAGTCGGTGCGCACGGCACCGGCGATTTTGTCGCGCTCCAGCGCCACCAAATCGATGGCCGGATCGGCCACGCTGCACACGCGGCCAGCGTGCTCATCTTCGGCACAGGACTGGCGGGCATGCCACAGTTTTTCGAAGCCCTCAAAACACAAAAACGCCCCACCCAGCATGAGCAGCGGCGTGATGAGCCACGGCACCAGCAGGCTGATGAGCAGCGCCGCCGGCACCAGAATCGCCTTGTTTTTCAGCGATCCTTTGGCCACCGCCCACACCACCGGCAGCTCGCGCTCGGCCCGCACCCCGGCGACTTGCTGGGCGTTGAGCGCCAAATCGTCCCCCAGCACCCCAGCGGTTTTACGGGCAGCGACCTTGGTCAACACGGCGATGTCGTCCAGCAGGGACGCGATGTCATCGATGAGGGTCAGCAAACTGGCACCGGCCACGGCCATCTCCTGAAAGTGATGAAAACGTCAGTGTGCCGGATCCACCAAGGCGTGCAGTTCGTCCAGCGGCACCACCGTGACCCCCACTTGCGGCTGGGCGCGTCCGCCGCCCCGGATCACCCCACGCAGCGGGGCCACATCGCCATAGTCCCGCCCCCAAGCCAGGGTGACGTGGTCCAAGCCAGCTTGCACGTTGTTGGTCGGATCCAGGGCCACCCAGCCTTGCGCCGGGCACCACACTTCCACCCAAGCGTGCGAGGCATCGGCCCCGACCAAACGCGGTTGACCCGGCGGCGGTTGGGTCAGCAAGTAGCCGCTGACGTAACGCGCCGCCAGCCCCAGCGAGCGGCAGGCGCCGATCATGACGTGGGCGAAGTCTTGGCAAACCCCACGTGCCGTGGCCAGCGCATCCGTCGCCCGGGTGTTGACGTTGGTGGACAGTGGCCGGTACTCGAAATGCTCGTGGATCAACCCCATCAGCGCCAGCGCCCCCGCCATGACCGAGCGCCCCGGCGTGAACGCTTGGCGCCCAAACGCCGCCAACTTCCCCGTACACGGCGCGAAGTACGACGGCAAGCAAAACTCTACCGCCTCTGAATGCACCGCTCCCGCGTGGTAACGCAGCGCCACGGCCACGCTTTCCCAGGCGGGGCTGTCCACCAGATTCGGGGCCGGAGGTGGTGTGATGCCGACCTCAAACTGCGAACGCACCGTCAAGCGCTCATGCACCCGCGAATGGCTGAAGTTGAGCCGGCCATTGCCCCAACTGTCAAAACTCAGTTGCGAGCCCCAAGGCGGGTCGGTGGATTCTTCGGCGACGCTGCGCCACTCGTCCGGCTTCGGGTCGATGAGCAAACGCCAATCGCGCACCTGTTGAGCCGGGGTGTCGCGTGGACACAGGTAGGCCACGTGGTGGGCCAACTCCACCGACAGGTCGTAAACATAAGTGGTGTCGTGACGCACCTGCAACCAGCGTTTGCTCATTGCCACACCATGTGATTTTCCGGGCCAACGTGCGAAAACAAACGCCGGCCAATTTCATCCGAAAGCATCAACACCTGGGCGCTGCAATCCTGCAAAGCGGCGATGAGGGGGCCGTGCCCGCGTGCGGCGTCTGGGGCGCTGAGCATCTCCAACGGCCAGGTGTCGGGGCGCGGCAAACGGGCCGCGACTTCCGCCGCCCATGCCGATTCGTGCCGCGACAGCTTGAGGAAACGCTCGCGCATGGTGCGCGCCACCCAACCGAGCGAGCGGGGGTTGTCGGTGTCGATCACCAGCAGGTGCAGCAGCGGCGGCACCTCGCGCCGCGCTTGGAACTGGGCGCGGTAGGTGATGGTGGAATCGAACAACCCCAGCAGCAGCGCAAACCCATCGTCCAACTCGTGCAAACCGTGTTGGAAACCCAGCGCCAGCGCGTGGGCCAAGAAATCCAAGCGCTCGATTTGCCGCCCGACGCTGAGCAGGCGCCAGCCGTGATCGCGTGTCATGCGGTCGGTTTGCGCGCCGGTGATGGCCGACAGGTGGAAAGCCGCCCGGCCCAGCACACCGATGACATCGCTCACCGGTTCGGCCTGGCCATCGGCCAACACCGAATCCAAGTGCTGCCGGAAGTGATCGTTGGTTTCGAGGATGAGTTTCCAGTGCTCAGGCGACAGGCGTTCGCGCAGCGTTTGCGCACAGTTTTTCAGCGCCCCGAGGTTGTAGGCCACGCTGGTGACGCTGCCCGAGGTGTCCCCCAAAGCACTCACCAGGGAACGCTCGAACAGGCGCAGGGATTTTTCCGGGCTGGGCACACCGAACCCGACCAGCCCATGGCGCCGCGTGAGCGACTCCAGCACACGCAGCACCGGCGGCGACGTGGCGTTCAACACCGACCCAGTGAGCGACTCCAAGGTGAGCCGCGCCAAACGCACGGCGTTTTCGGCGCGCTCGGTGTAGCGCCCGAGCCAAAACAGGTTTTCCGCCGAACGGCTGGTGACGCTGCGGTGCCACCAAACTTCCAAATCAGCCGCAGCCAGGGGTTTGGGCAGCAAACTGGTGGCGTCCACCGTGCCTTCGGTGCGCACCCAGGTGTCGATGCTGGCGCTGCCGCGCTGCATGGACAACCACGGATCGTGCGCCCCATCGCGCCGGTTGGCGACGCGTGTCAAGCCGCCCGGCAACACGCGCCAACCGCCTTGGCCATCGGCCAGTGCAAACACCCGCACCACGGCTGGGCGAGGCTCCAACGTGCCAGCGGGCGTCCACACCGGCGTTTCGGAGGGGCGCACCCGCGCTTGCAGCGTGTAGGCCGTGGGGTTGGCGTCGATGCGCTGGGCGATGGCCACCCGGCTGTCGGTCGATTGCGTCGCCATGACGATGGGGGCAAAGCCGGTGGTGGTGTCGCTGGTTGGGAAGGTCGGCACCACGACGTAATCTTCCAACCGAGGCCGGTGGCTGCGCCACACCGCTTCCTCGCCGCACCACCAACTGGTGAAACTCGGCAAGTGCAGCTCCTCCCCCAACAAGCGGCGGGCCACGCCGGGCCAAAAACCGCTCAGGCCGGGGCTTTCCAACCACCCCGCGCCCGGCGCGTTGGCGACGATCACCTCACCCGCACGCAACGCTTGCAACAGCCCCGGCACGCCCAGCGCCGAATCGGGGCGCAGCTCCAAGGGGTCGAGGTATTCATCGTCCACCCGGCGCAGCACCACATGGACACGCTCCAAGCCGGTGAGCGTTTTCAGATACAACCGATTGGCACGCACGGTCAAATCACCGCCCTCTACCAAGGTCAAACCGAGGTAACGGGCCAGAAAGACGTGCTCGAAATACGTTTCATTGTGCGGCCCTGGGGTCAGCAGCACCACCCGCGAGCGCTCACCCGCTGGGCTCAAGCGCAGCAGGCCCTGCATCAAGGACTGGAAGGTCGAAGCCAACCGCTGCACCCGCAGCTCACGGAAGGCTTCCGGAAACTGCTGCGCGATGATGATGCGGTTTTCCAACAAATAACCCAGCCCCGACGGCGCCTGCGTGCGCTGCGCCAGCACCCACCACAGGCCGTCGGGCCCACGAGCCAAGTCGAAGGCCAGCACATGCAGGTGAATGCCGCCGGGAGGCTCACAGCCGTGCAACGGGCGCAGGTACTGCGGATGCGCCAACACCAGCGAGGGCGGCAACAAACCCTCGTTGAGCAAACAGCGTGACCCGTACACATCGGCCATGGCTGCGTTGAGCAAACGGGCGCGCTGCAACACGCCGCGCTCAATCGCCGTCCACTCCGAGGGCTCGATGAGCATGGGCAGCAACTCCAGCGGCCAAGGGCGGCTGGTGTGGTTGCCATCGTCGTAAACGTTGTAGGTGGCGCCGTCTTCCTGCACGCGATGTTGCACGCGCTTGGCGCTGTGGCCGAGGTCGCGCCAGCCGTCGGCGCCTTGGGCTCGGAAGAAGCGCTGCCACAGCGGCGCCAAGGGCGCACGCGCCCCGGCGGACGCACTCAGGCGTCCGAACAGCTCACTCACATGACCCGGGCTGCCCGGCTGGGCCGCAGCCTGGGCCAAGAGGGCCGCGTCCGGTGGCGTCACCGCCGGGGGTTCCACGGGGGCGGAGGCTGGTGCGGACGTCCCTGGCCCCCGCACGGGTGAAAAAACATGGGCATTGATCAAGCTCATGCCGTGATCATGCCCTGTTGGCGTCAGCTTAGGGATGCGGGCAGGCCGATTGCTCGGTGATTCCGCACGATCAACGTCCGATCAACGCCCGATGCGCCGCAAATCCAGCGTGAACGGGAACTCCAAGCTGCGCTGCGGTTCGCCCGCTTCCACCGGCGTGACGCTGTGGCCCATCGGGAAGAAGCGCGCCAGGCGACGGCTTTCGGCCTCGTAGGCGTTCACCGGGAAGGTGACATAGTTGCGCCCACCCGGATGCGCCACGTGGTACTGGCAACCGCCCAGCGAGCGTTTCATCCAGGTGTCCACGATGTCCACCGTCAGCGGCGCGTGAACGCCGATGGTTGGGTGCAGCGCCGAGGACGGCTGCCACGCCCGGAAGCGCACGCCCGCCACGTACTCGCCAACGCGGCCCGTCGGTTGCAGCGGCACCGTCACGCCATTGACGGTGATGCGGTGACGCGGGTCGATCAGGCCCGACACCTTCACTTCGACGCGCTCCAGCGAGGAATCGACGTAACGCACCGTGCCACCCGCCGAACCTTCTTCGCCCATGACATGCCACGGCTCCAGCGCGTTGCGCAGGGTCATGTGGATGCCCCGGTTGCTGTACTCGCCGATCTTGGGGAAGCGGAACTCGAAGTGCGGTGCGAACCACGCTGCATCGAAGCCGTAGCCCGAGCTGCGCATTTCTTCCATCACATCGGCAAAGTCTTCCTGCACGAAGTGCGGGAGCAAGAAGCGGTCGTGCAGCTCGGTGCCCCAGCGCACCAGCGGCGCACGGTACGGCTCATTCCAGAAGCGGGCGATGAGCGAGCGCAACAGCAGTTGCTGCACGATGCTCATGCGGGCATGCGGCGGCATTTCGAACGCACGCAGCTCCAGCAGGCCCAGGCGACCGGTGCTGCTGTCGGGCGAGTAAAGCTTGTCGATGCAGAACTCGCTGCGGTGGGTGTTGCCGGTCACGTCCACCAAGACGTTGCGCAGCGTGCGATCCACCAGCCACGGCGGCATGTGCCCGCCATAAACCGACTTGTTGCGCTCGATTTCACCCAGGGCGATTTCCAGCTCACGCAACTGGTCATTGCGGGCTTCATCGACACGCGGCGCTTGGCTGGTCGGGCCGATGAACATGCCGCTGAACAGGTAGCTCAACGATGGGTGGTTGTGCCAGTAGGTCAGCAGCGAGGCCAGCAGATCGGGGCGACGCAGGAAGGGCGAATCCGCCGGCGTGGCGCCGCCCAGCACGAAGTGGTTGCCACCACCGGTGCCGGTGTGGCGCCCGTCCACCATGAATTTCTCGGTCGAGAGGCGCGAGAGCCACGCCGCGTCGTAGAGGAATTCGGTGTGTTCGACCAGCTCTTTCCAGTTGTGTGCCGGGTGGATGTTCACCTCGATCACACCCGGGTCGGGCGTGACTTGCAGCAGCTTCAAGCGCGGATCGCGTGGCGGCGGGTAGCCTTCCATCACGATTTTCATGCCCAGCTCGGCGGCCGTGGCTTCCACGGCAGCAACGAGTTCGAGGTAGTGCTCCAAGCGCTGCATCGGCGGCATGAAGACGTAGAGCACGCCACTGGGCGAACCCACCGCCTCGGCCTTGGGGCCGTTGGCACGTCGCGGATCGCGCACTTCCACGCACAACGCGGTGCGGGTGATCCAGTGCGCCGATTCGTTCCGGGCCGGCGCAGCGTCCGGGTTGAACGCGGTGCTGGCGCTGGAGGCCAGGCGCAGCGCTGCCGCACGGCCCGGGCCAGTGGCGCTGTCCAGCCCGGTATCGTCGCCTTGGGTGCCGTTCAAGCCCAGGCCGTCCTCACCCAGGCCACCGGCTTGGCTGCCGTCGCCGGCCAGCGGCCAGCCATCGGCGCCCAGCGCGTCCAGCCCTTCCAAGTCGGCGCCTTGCACGCCCACCACACCGCCTTCAGCAAAACCGCCGCCGGCACGGTGCGAGGCGTAGCCGGCCTCGGTGGCATCGGCCACATCCTGGCCTTGGTATTGGGCCTTCAGGCGAGCGGCTGTCGGCAACGTGTCACGCGGGGCGAACGGGTCGTGCTCGTGCAGGTAGGGGTAATCCTGCTTCTTCACCCAGGGCAGCGAATCCAGCGGCAGGCGCAGGCCCATCGGCGAATCGCCGGGGATGAGGTACATGCGCTCATCGCGGAAGAACCACGGCCCCGTCACCCAACGCGGGCCGGCCAGGGTCGGGCCTTCGGCGCGTTTGATCGGCAGCACGTAACCGACTTCGTGCTCCAAACCTTGGTCGAAAACGCGGCGCAGGCGGATGCGCTCCATCTCGTCATCCAGCTTGGCGTCGAACGGATCGACGTTCACCGGCAAACGGCGTTCGCGCCAGAGGTAGTACCAGGTGTCTTCGTAACCGGTTTGCACATGCTTGTCGGTCACACCCAGCTTGCCCGACAGGGTGCTGATGAAACGCTTGGCGTCGGCGCTGGTGTAGTGGTGCGGCTCGCGCTCGTCGGCGAACAGGCTCGGGTCGTGCCAACAGGGTTGGCCGTCCGCACGCCAGTAGATGGAGAGCGCCCAGCGCGGCAGTTGCTCACCCGGATACCACTTGCCCTGTCCGAAGTGCAGGAACCCGCCTTGGCCGTACTCGTTGCGCAGACGGTGAACCAAATCGGTGGCGAACAGGCGCTTGGTCGGGCCCAGGGCGTCGGTGTTCCACTCGGCGCCGTCGCGGTCGTCCACCGACACGAAGGTCGGCTCGCCGCCCATGGTCAGGCGCACATCACCAGCGACCAGCTCGGCGTCCACCTGTTCACCGAGCTTGAGCACATCGGCCCACTGTTCTTCCGAATACGGCTTGGTGACACGCGGCGACTCCCACACGCGAGTCACCGCCATTTCGTGGCCAAACGTCACTTCGCACTTGTCCACGGCGCCGGAGATGGGCGCGGCGCTGCTGGGCTGCGGCGTACACGCCAGCGGGATGTGGCCTTCGCCGGCCAGCAGGCCCGAAGTCGGGTCGAGGCCGATCCAGCCCGCGCCGGGCAGATACACCTCACACCAGGCGTGCAAATCGGTGAAATCGACTTCGGTGCCGCTCGGGCCGTCCAGCGCCTTCACGTCCGGCGTCAACTGGATGAGGTACCCCGACGCGAAACGCGCCGCCAGCCCCAGGTGGCGCAGCGTGTTCACCAGCAGCCAGCCCGAGTCGCGGCAGGAGCCGGAACGCTTGGTCAGCGTTTCTTCCGGCGTTTGCACGCCCGGCTCCAAGCGGATGAGGTAGGAAATTTCCTGCTGCAAACGCTGGTTGATGGCCACCAGGAAATCGATGGTGGTGGTGGGCGTGCGGTCGATGGTGGCGAGGAATTTGGCGAATTCCGGCGTCGGCGCTTCCGTCACCAAATACGGGGCCAGCTCGGCGGCCAGGGCCTCGTCGTAGGCAAAGGGGATCTTCTGGGCGCTGGGCTCCAGGAAGAAGTCAAACGGGTTGTAGACCGACATCTCGGCCACCAAGTCGATGGTGACCTTGAATTCGGTGGTTTTTTCCGGGAAAACCAAGCGCGCCAGGTAGTTGGCGAACGGGTCTTGCTGCCAGTTGATGAAGTGGCTCTTCGGTTCGACGTTCAGCGAGTACGACAGGATCGGCGTGCGGCAATGCGGCGCCGGGCGCAAGCGCACCACCTGGGGCGACAGGCTCACCGGGCGGTCGTACTTGTAATGCGTGACGTGCTTGAGGGCGACGTGAATAGACAAGGCGGTGTTCCTCAGTCAAGAAACAAAACGGGCGGCCAAACCGGTTGCCGGTCGGGCCACCCGGCGGGGGCCGACAGCATCGCTGTCGACCGTGTCAGGCGTGGGACACAACGTCCGGCCAATCAGGCCGGCACCAGGAAGTCGCGGCTGATGCCCAAGCCCAGATCGCCGACGCGATCCAGGAAATGGCTCAAGAAAGCGTGCAGGCCGGTGGAAAGGATTTCGTCGATGCGGGCGTAATCCAAATCGGCACGCAGGCGACCGGCGCGGCGTAGGGTGTCCACCGACTGATCGTTGGCCACCATCTTCAGGTTGCTGTGAACCTTGCTGACACAGTGGGCCAGCGAACGCGGCATGTCCTGGCGCAGGATGAGCAGCTCGGCCACTTTTTCCGGCTGAATCACGTTGCGGTACACCTTGCGGTACACCTCGAAGCCAGACACGGAACGCAGGATGGCCGACCAGTGATAAAAGTCGTATTCCGCGTCGCGCTCGGTGGCAGCGCCGTAGAAATCGCTTTCGACGGCGTGGAACTTCACATCCAGCAAACGGGCGGTGTTGTCGCCGCGCTCCAGGAAGGAGCCGATGCGGATGAAGTTGAACGCCTCATCTTGCAGCATGGTGCCCACCGTCACGCCCCGGCTGAGGTGCGAGCGGAATTTGACCCACTCGAACACACTGGCCGGATCTTTGGCCAGCGCGCCGCTGCGCAGCAGGCGGTTGAACTCCAGCCACGTCTGGTTCATCGTTTCCCAGACTTCGGTGGTGAGCGTGCCGCGCACGGCGCGGGCGTTTTCACGCGCCGCCCGCAGGCAGCACAGGATGGACGAGGGGTTGCGCTCGTCACTCACCATGAACTCCATCACCTGCTTGGCGGTGATGCCGTTGTAGCGGGTGTTGTAGTCGCTGATGAGTTCGGAGATGGACAGCAGGCTGCGCCAGCCCAGCTCGGCCACGGCAGCCGACTGCGGCAGCAGCGAGGTCTGGTAATTCACGTCCAGCATCCGCGCGGTGTTCTCGGCGCGCTCGATGTAGCGCGACATCCAGAACAAATGGTCGGCGGTTCTTGAAAGCATCGTTCGATCCAATCTGTCTTGATTCAGTCTTCCAGCACCCAGGTGTCCTTGGTGCCGCCGCCTTGGCTGGAATTCACCACCAGCGAGCCCTCTTTCAGGGCCACGCGGGTCAGGCCGCCCGGCACCATCTGCACCTTGGTGCCCGACAGCACGAAGGGGCGCAGGTCAATGTGGCGCGGCGCGATGCCCGATTCGACGAAGGTCGGGCAGGTGGACAGGCTCAAGGTCGGCTGAGCGATGTAGTTGCTCGGGTTGGCAATGAGGTGGGCGCGGAAGTCTTCCACCTCTTGCTTGGTGGCCGCCGGGCCCACCAACATGCCGTAGCCGCCCGCGCCGTGAACCTCCTTCACCACCAGTTCGGACAGGTTGGCCAGCACGTAGCCCAAATCGTCCTTGTCCCGGCACATGTAGGTGGGCACGTTGTTCAGAATGGGTTTTTCGCCCAAGTAGAACTCCACCATTTTGGGCACGTAGGGGTAGATCGATTTGTCGTCGGCCACGCCCGTGCCCACGCCGTTGGACAAGGTGACGTTGCCCGCCTTGTACGCCCCGACCAACCCCGGGCAGCCCAAAGCCGAATCTGGCCGGAAGACCTTCGGGTCGAGGAAGTCATCGTCCAAACGACGGTAGATCACATCCACGCGCTTGGGGCCGCGTGTGGTGCGCATGAAGACGAAGTCGTCCTTCACGAACAAGTCTTGGCCTTCAACCAACTCCACGCCCATTTGCTGCGCCAAGAAGGCGTGCTCAAAGTAAGCCGAGTTGTACATGCCGGGGGTCAACACCACCACGGTGGGGTCGTTCACGCCGTTGGGGGCGACGCTGCGCAGCGTCTCCAGCAGCAAGTCCGGGTAGTGCGCCACCGGGGCGATGCGCTGGCCCGCGAACAGTTCGGGGAACAAGCGCATCATCATTTTGCGGTTTTCGAGCATGTAGCTCACCCCGCTGGGCACGCGCAGGTTGTCTTCCAGCACGTAGTAGGCGCCGGAGCCATCCGACTGCGCCGCCCGCACGATGTCCACCCCCGCGATGTGCGAGTAGATGTTGTGCGGCACATTCACGCCCATCATTTCCGGGCGGAACTGGGCGTTGTGGATGATTTGTTCACGCGGAATGATCCCGGCTTTGAGGATCTCCTGGTCGTGATAAACGTCGTGGATGAAACGGTTCAGGGCGGTGACGCGCTGCGCCAGCCCCTTTTCCATCTCACGCCACTCCTGCGCCGGAATGACGCGCGGAATCAGGTCAAAGGGGATCAGGCGTTCGGTGCCCTCTCCGGAGTCTTTGTCGCCGTAAACGGCGAAGGTGATGCCCACGCGACGGAAGATCATTTCCGCCTCTTCGCGCCGTGCGCGCATCATCTCCTGGGGCTGCTGGGACAGCCACTGGTTGTACGTCAGGTAGTGCTCGCGTACGGCGCCACCGTTGGCATGCATTTCGTCGAAGCTGGGTCTCATTCAGTGCTCTCCTGCGGGGGGCACTCTAGCAAGTGCCGCACCAGCCAACTCGTTTTCAGATCAATACAGCGTGCTTGCAACATCAAAAAGGTTTGCGGCTTGTCAAGACGCGTATTCCTCCACAGCGCTTCCTCTCCCTAAATTGCAGCCTCGCGCTATCGTGCCGGCCATTGTGTTTTGAAAGGATTGCCCGTGTCCCACCCCAGCGCCGCCGAGCTGGCCCCCCTGGCCCAGCAGATTCGCACCCACTTTCTGCGCCAAACATTTGGCGGCATCTGGTTCTGGCAGTTTGCCGTGGTACGCCCGCACGACCAAGGCCATTGCGTGGTGGATTGCCAAGTCGTCCCCAACGAAGCCGATCCGAGCCGGGCTCACTTGGTGCTGTCGCTGCAACACGCCAGCGGCCAAGGCCATGCGGCCACGCTGGCCATTTGGGATCCTCAAGGCTTGAGCATCGATGCCCAAGGTTTGCGATTGACAGGTGCCGCCCGCCTGCGCTTCGGCGGCATGGAGGCTTGGCCGGAGGCCCAGGGGGGTTACCGCATCCGCACCCCCCAAGGCGAAGGCCACTTTCCCGGCGGTGAAGGCCGGGCGCTGTGGCTGCAAATTTGACCCCCACCCACGAGGAGAACCCCGATGAAAACGTCCCCCCGCGCCTTCACCCTCCACGCTTTGGCTTGGGCTGTGGTGGCCTTTTCTAGCGCCGCGCACGCCGAATTGAGCCTGCCGGCCAGCTTGGCTGGCAAGGCGGTGGTGCTCAACCCATCCGACCCGGATTACGCCCGTGCCATGGTCACTTCGGCGGTGCAACCCGCCGGCATGGGCGGTGTGAGCGAAGCCTTGGTGATCAAGATGACGGTGGACATTCCCGTCTGGCGCATGTGGAACGGCCCGGCCAAACTGGACGCCAATGGCCGCACCAACCGCATCGGCGGCTGGTGGGGCTACGACGCCCCCAAGGGCAGCGCGGCGGAATATCGCACCAACTACGAGATCTGCAAGGGCTGGAACGACCTGACTTGGATGGCCCAATGCACCCTGAAAGCCGGGGCCGTGGTGGCGATTGGCCCGGGCCAATCGGTGTCGGCGGCGACCTGCGGTGACGTGACCAACCAAGAGAACTACCCCGTCAACACCCGCGACTGGCAGCTCTACATCAACAAGCCCTGGGCACGCGGCACCGAACTGGTGTGCCCGGCGGACACGCAAGACTACGAGGTCGATCCGGCTGACATCTCGCGCCGCCGCCCCTGATTTCGCACCATCTCAGAGCACCCCTGATCCGAAGATGCACAACGCCAGTGCCATGGGCGAAGATGCACCACTCTTGTGCATTCCACCGCCGGTGTGGAACCAGCACTCCGCCAAGTGAAGGCTCCGCAGTGGTCTGAGCGCACCAGCTTGATGCCTTGGGCCGCATAACGCGCCAACACCTCGGAATGGGGATGGCCAAAGCGGCTGCGGTAGCCCACTTGCACCACCGCCCATTTCGGCTGCGTCGCCGCCAACAACGCCCCGCTGGACGACGTGTGGCTGCCATGGTGGGGTACCACCAGCACGTCCGCCCGCAGCGCAACGGGCGCGTGCTGGATCAAGGTTTGTTCTTGTTCGGCAGGCAAATCGCCAGTCAGTAAGGCGCTGCGGCCTTGGGCGTCTCGCACATGCAGCACACAACTGTGGGCGTTGCCGCCGCCCTTCGCAGCGGGCCGAGGCGCCGATTCGGCAGGGGGGTGGAGGAAGCGAAACGTCACCCCCTCCCACACCCAAGACGCCCCCGCCGCACAGGCTTTGACCGGCACCGATGCGGCCCACAAACGATGCCCTGCCGGCAGCGAGACCCACATCTGTTGGACTCGCCGGGCGGCCAGCAAGGCGGGAGCGCCGCCGATGTGGTCGCTGTCCTCATGGCTCAACA is a genomic window of Vitreoscilla filiformis containing:
- a CDS encoding tRNA dihydrouridine synthase is translated as MQLLLAPMEGVLDFALRDALTRLGGVDRCVSEFIRITDQLLPERVFVRVVPELRQGGCTPAGVPVRPQLLGSDPACLADNAARVASLGAPGVDLNFGCPAKIVNRHGGGAALLEEPERLWRIMQAVRRTVPASVPVSAKMRLGLHDDQRAEECARALAEGGASELVVHARTRAQGYRPPAYWQRIADVRAHVTIPVIANGEIWTVEDALRCQAESGCTSLMLGRGQLSDPGLAQAVRAAVGGASATVTPLPTWEAIRQSLLHYAQRIEGHVEPRHRAGRIKQWLHYLRRRFVQAQQTYDAVRTFTDSREVVRWLGSAPERPLH
- a CDS encoding DUF808 domain-containing protein; the protein is MAGASLLTLIDDIASLLDDIAVLTKVAARKTAGVLGDDLALNAQQVAGVRAERELPVVWAVAKGSLKNKAILVPAALLISLLVPWLITPLLMLGGAFLCFEGFEKLWHARQSCAEDEHAGRVCSVADPAIDLVALERDKIAGAVRTDFILSAEIMAISLGAVAAAPLMTQFSVLTAVALLLTVGVYGLVAAIVKMDDAGLYLSQRGGALQPVGRALLVAAPWLMKTLSIVGTAAMFMVGGGILVHGLGPLHHLFAAWTDALGPWGSVLGMALDGGLGVIAGACVLAGVTLIQRLRKG
- a CDS encoding circularly permuted type 2 ATP-grasp protein — protein: MSLINAHVFSPVRGPGTSAPASAPVEPPAVTPPDAALLAQAAAQPGSPGHVSELFGRLSASAGARAPLAPLWQRFFRAQGADGWRDLGHSAKRVQHRVQEDGATYNVYDDGNHTSRPWPLELLPMLIEPSEWTAIERGVLQRARLLNAAMADVYGSRCLLNEGLLPPSLVLAHPQYLRPLHGCEPPGGIHLHVLAFDLARGPDGLWWVLAQRTQAPSGLGYLLENRIIIAQQFPEAFRELRVQRLASTFQSLMQGLLRLSPAGERSRVVLLTPGPHNETYFEHVFLARYLGLTLVEGGDLTVRANRLYLKTLTGLERVHVVLRRVDDEYLDPLELRPDSALGVPGLLQALRAGEVIVANAPGAGWLESPGLSGFWPGVARRLLGEELHLPSFTSWWCGEEAVWRSHRPRLEDYVVVPTFPTSDTTTGFAPIVMATQSTDSRVAIAQRIDANPTAYTLQARVRPSETPVWTPAGTLEPRPAVVRVFALADGQGGWRVLPGGLTRVANRRDGAHDPWLSMQRGSASIDTWVRTEGTVDATSLLPKPLAAADLEVWWHRSVTSRSAENLFWLGRYTERAENAVRLARLTLESLTGSVLNATSPPVLRVLESLTRRHGLVGFGVPSPEKSLRLFERSLVSALGDTSGSVTSVAYNLGALKNCAQTLRERLSPEHWKLILETNDHFRQHLDSVLADGQAEPVSDVIGVLGRAAFHLSAITGAQTDRMTRDHGWRLLSVGRQIERLDFLAHALALGFQHGLHELDDGFALLLGLFDSTITYRAQFQARREVPPLLHLLVIDTDNPRSLGWVARTMRERFLKLSRHESAWAAEVAARLPRPDTWPLEMLSAPDAARGHGPLIAALQDCSAQVLMLSDEIGRRLFSHVGPENHMVWQ
- a CDS encoding transglutaminase family protein; its protein translation is MSKRWLQVRHDTTYVYDLSVELAHHVAYLCPRDTPAQQVRDWRLLIDPKPDEWRSVAEESTDPPWGSQLSFDSWGNGRLNFSHSRVHERLTVRSQFEVGITPPPAPNLVDSPAWESVAVALRYHAGAVHSEAVEFCLPSYFAPCTGKLAAFGRQAFTPGRSVMAGALALMGLIHEHFEYRPLSTNVNTRATDALATARGVCQDFAHVMIGACRSLGLAARYVSGYLLTQPPPGQPRLVGADASHAWVEVWCPAQGWVALDPTNNVQAGLDHVTLAWGRDYGDVAPLRGVIRGGGRAQPQVGVTVVPLDELHALVDPAH